A section of the Paenibacillus yonginensis genome encodes:
- a CDS encoding response regulator transcription factor — translation MGREEAAEQRRIKMLIVDDEPIICKGLRCTIDWEELGVEVIGEAYDGEEALRKMEEQPADFLLSDIRMDGMDGIELADQLKQLYPKTKMVIISGYEDFGYARQAMRLGVNDYLLKPVEVEELTKVVQKVVEDIRRNEKEDGTREVKLWLANMARSGIAYGKMSPPPLHGAEFRILASQLACFHELYEELELDQFEQIQEQWMQMLHRRLSSSEIRPFSIFDHENMLITLAVSDRLLEEEEWERLLRHGALLPSGQPQFYCGLSKPYKILGETAEHCTEAASRLKYYVLEQEPVLNAAYETKWQNLRRPEALDVSASVQNLVAALFKQDEQELRAQVAQLFRFFKQETYLLQEVLASCEELFALLRQRLRKSGMTGLESSRPLPDLNLYNSYLALEEAVNRDMAELLALIDRSGIDRSYWIIEKAKRYIEEQYRSDLKASEVAAWLKITPSYFSYIFKQSTGKGFTEYMNELRIEQAKTLLATTHDKVFEIADQVGYKEYKYFVSVFKSFTGMTPKEYRGLRASTTDKE, via the coding sequence ATGGGCAGAGAGGAAGCTGCAGAGCAGCGGCGGATCAAAATGCTGATCGTGGACGACGAGCCGATTATTTGCAAAGGACTGCGCTGCACGATCGATTGGGAGGAGCTGGGCGTTGAGGTCATCGGCGAAGCCTATGACGGGGAGGAGGCGCTCCGCAAAATGGAAGAGCAGCCGGCTGATTTCCTGCTGTCGGACATCCGGATGGACGGCATGGACGGGATAGAGCTGGCTGATCAGCTAAAACAGCTTTATCCGAAAACAAAAATGGTGATCATCAGCGGATACGAAGATTTCGGCTACGCCCGTCAAGCCATGCGTCTAGGCGTCAACGATTATCTGCTGAAACCGGTGGAAGTAGAGGAATTGACCAAGGTCGTGCAGAAGGTAGTAGAAGACATCCGGCGCAATGAAAAAGAAGATGGAACCCGAGAGGTCAAGCTTTGGCTGGCCAATATGGCCCGCAGCGGCATCGCATACGGGAAAATGTCACCCCCGCCGCTGCATGGCGCCGAGTTCCGGATTCTGGCCAGCCAGCTGGCCTGCTTCCACGAGCTTTATGAAGAACTTGAGCTGGACCAGTTCGAACAAATCCAGGAGCAGTGGATGCAGATGCTGCACCGGCGGTTGAGTTCTTCTGAGATCCGTCCTTTCTCGATCTTTGACCATGAAAATATGCTGATCACCCTGGCCGTATCGGACCGGCTGCTGGAAGAGGAAGAGTGGGAGCGCCTGCTGCGGCATGGCGCTTTGCTGCCATCCGGGCAGCCGCAGTTCTACTGCGGGCTCTCCAAGCCTTATAAGATTCTGGGAGAAACGGCTGAACACTGTACGGAAGCGGCATCGAGACTCAAATATTACGTCCTGGAGCAGGAACCGGTGCTAAATGCCGCGTACGAAACCAAATGGCAGAATCTTCGCCGGCCGGAAGCCCTGGATGTATCGGCAAGCGTGCAAAACCTGGTCGCCGCTTTGTTCAAGCAGGACGAGCAGGAATTAAGGGCGCAGGTTGCGCAGCTGTTCCGCTTCTTTAAGCAGGAAACTTACCTGCTTCAGGAAGTCCTCGCCTCCTGCGAGGAGCTGTTCGCGCTGCTTCGCCAGAGGCTCAGAAAAAGCGGCATGACCGGGCTTGAAAGCAGCCGGCCTCTGCCGGATTTGAATCTCTATAATTCCTACCTTGCGCTGGAGGAAGCGGTGAACCGGGATATGGCGGAGCTGCTTGCGCTGATTGACCGGAGCGGTATAGACCGTTCATATTGGATCATCGAGAAAGCGAAACGATATATCGAGGAGCAGTACCGGAGCGATCTCAAGGCTTCGGAGGTGGCGGCCTGGCTGAAAATTACGCCGAGTTATTTCAGTTATATTTTTAAGCAAAGCACGGGCAAAGGGTTCACGGAATATATGAACGAGCTGCGCATTGAGCAGGCTAAAACGCTGCTGGCAACCACGCATGATAAAGTGTTCGAAATTGCCGATCAGGTCGGGTACAAGGAATACAAATATTTTGTTTCGGTCTTCAAGTCGTTTACAGGCATGACTCCGAAGGAATACAGGGGACTTCGGGCAAGTACAACCGATAAGGAGTGA